The region atgtaatgaaaacaggTGGTTATTTTGTTAACTGAACTATACAGCAATTCACAAGgtcacatatgtgtatatataatagacaGAATAAGCATATTTGGCCTGCTGTCGTCTGGGAATGGAGGTTAGAAAAGTGGCGATATATAGACTTCCTCTGATGCTAATTGGTTGGATTATCTGAAAATGTTTCTCCTatactttgttaaaataaacttcattaataattgagaaaaaactaaacaaagctAGTCAAAGTGATTTAGTAGCTGAATAAAAGATAACTTTTAGTAATAGAATGGTATTCGAAAACTGTTCAAGTTACCTGATTGATGACTGTTCTTTAAAGACCAGCAGTTTTCCAGAAGAATGACAACATTTGCTATCTGacctaaaaacattaaatatatatacacattaaaacatatacattaaatcacctcaaaataaaacaaaatgcatagtagatttctaaaaattaaaactagaacactgacatgaacaaaacaagtgaaatcTATGCTGCACTTtgaatattatgatatattaacaaatgaagaCAAACCATTTCTTCTCCAAGACTGTCTCCGGGGAATCAGAAGTCAGCTGCAGTGTTTGGAGACTCTGAAATCAGATGAGCAGAATGTGTCTGCAGATTTGTCAATGGGGAATATGTTACCACTagctaaactaacattaattaataaacatgtatattgtaCTACAagctaactttttaaaaatgtacgtAGCATCTGCTAACTAAGTTACCAGTTAGCGGTTTATCAAGATATCTAGACTAATTTTACAACATAATTCTTTTAATTGAAAACCAGAACCAGTGTATTAAAGAAATgggttttaatcttttttttcttttcaatcaaaGGTAAAATGAATAGTTTCTGTGCTCCagtaatacacatttttttatacaaatgaaTTTGTACAGCAAATTTCTACAGGGCACAAAGAAGCCATTTCTCTATTTATAGCTGTTACATGTTGAGAATCCTggtgtttattaattaataaatatttttttattaaaattttagggTTGACTGTACATGGTCCCTCTGGTCCTCTGGTTGCTCCTCTGGAATCTTCGTTGGTTTTGCCCTGTTATGTTGATGAACTTTTACCAATGGAGGGTCTTGAGGTGGAATGGAAAAGAACAGACTCAGAGACTCTGGTTCATCTGTTTCTGGAGGGTGAGAGTCGACCAGAGGCCCAGCAGCAGGATTATCAGGATAGAGCTCATTTCTTTACTGATCAGATTAAAAATGGAAACTTCTCCCTTCGTCTGAACAATCTGAGAGCTGAAGATGAGGGGCGATACACATGTACAGTTCACAGTCAGCACGATTCTGGTGAGACTGTGGTTCAAATAAAAGATGTTGGTGAGTCTGGATCACATGAGTTCCataatttttatgataaaattCACACTATGTTGTATCTGATGTTGTAactgtttatttcattctttcagagCGTTTGCTAGTATCAGGATCGAGTCACTCCATATCTGTGTCTGTGGGTGAAGATGTCACACTGAACTGCTCTGTAGACTCTCACATCCCACCTGAACATTTTGAAGAGGTTTCATGGAGGAAAACAGATGAAGATATTCTGGTTCTGTTCTATCAAAAGAATAAGACTTTTCCAGATTCATCAGATGATAGGTACATAGACAGAGTTGAGTTCTTCACTGCTGAAATTCCTAAAGGAAACTTCTCTCTCAGACTGAAGAGTGTCAGAACTGAGGATAAAGGAGTTTACATGTGTCAAGTGTTTGCTGGAGGACTTTCAGCTAATGCAACTGGAGTACTGAATCGGATGGGTGAGTAACTTGTATGATGTTGCAGCCTGTTACTACGATCATTTAAATTAAGTACCCCATAATGACAGTGaattttagaaatgtctgtaaatttctttaaaagaaataaaacctctgaaatatcacatttacataagtattcagaccctttgcaataacacttgaaatttagctcaggtaCCTCCCATTTCTATGATCTCTTTTGAGATGTTTCTACACCTTGACTGGAGTCATCCTGTGGTAAATTAAattgattggacatgatttggaaagaCACACACCTCACTGTAAAAGGCCTCACAGCTGACAATGCATATCAGAGTGAAAACCAagccatgaggtcaaaggaactgcctgcaGAGCGCAGAGACAGGATTGTATCGAGGCACAGATCTGGGAAAGGCttcaaaaaaaattcttctgCACTGAAGGTTCTCAAGTACACATAATTCCCAAATGCAAGAAGTTTGGTAAAACTAGGACTCTTCCAAGAGCTGGCCACCTGACCAGACTGAGCAATCTGGGGAGAAGGACCTTAGTAAGAGAGCTGACTGAGAACCTGCTGGTCACTCTGACTTAGCTCCAGAGATTCTGTGTggagcagagtatgtgagcgaattggagcagcaacaatttctcCTCCGTGCTCCCAAGCATTTAATAATCGCTCCACTCCGGGTTCACCAtttcactgcagccctccaccgaTCTGAACTTTATTGTAGAGTGGCTAGACCAGGGGTAGGCCAATTCTGTCTTCGAGAACTCTGCAGGCTGCAACTCTCCTGGACCGAACTTGCCTAACCCTGGGCTTTCTGGAAGTCTAAACTAGTGAATACTTGCAAATGCACTGTATGTAGCCCTATTCTAGAAAGTATGTAGAAAGCATAGTAAAAGAAGGTACAGTCTGctttaaatgtatagttttgtTTATGTCGTGTGTTGGGTGTACTTAACACGAGacaatatattttgagaaatatgaTGCAGAGAATTTATTATTTGCAATTTAAGATAAAACATAAGGAATTAGAAGAATTAATAAGGTAAAGAATAATGTACAAAAAGatgtttacaatatttacaaatatggAATGAAGCCACACATCTGATAGAGGGGAAAAGGTCTGCAATCTaaaccaaaagaaaacaaactcaaaattctgCAAgtaaaccataataataaaaaagaaagaaaaatgtattgaCAATATCATGAAAATAACAAGTGACAGAACAGCCTGTATAAACAAAAGAGCAGTACCACCCCATACAAAAATCTATGTAAAAAGATTAGGATATACATTGTAAGACACTTGTGGCAATGTGGTTAAAAAAATttgatcagaatatcaacttgcatAATAATCATGCACACACTGTAAATATTAGTGTATGAACTTAAATGGCAGTTGGTCAATTTAAGGAGTCACATTCTGTAAATGAAACTAGTTAAGAgcagtttcatttttattcatggtATTATagtaacatactgtaaagtaGATTAACGTAAATAACTGTTAAAAGTAAATTATTGGCAGAAGTGCTGCCAATAGTCTTCCATTAATTCACAGGACAATGTTTTACAGTGTTGGTCTGACTGGACCTTTCAACACTGCGCTGTCATCTAAATATTTCTGTGACACATTTTAATTTCCATATCAGGTCTGTTGTGATTAATTTGAATGTCCACCTTCCTAACCTAATCCAacttcacatacatttttattttaataaacccaCAGCTGATGAATATCAACAGCAGGGATATTATTTGCTGCTGCTTTGAGTAGTGAGTCCCTGTAGCTGCAGAAAAGGGATAAACTGTATGTGTTGgagatttttctgtatttaaaatattgctgAATGCTGTTTCAAGAAGTAGTAAGGACTAAGTCAGACTTGGCAAACAATAGTGGGTGCATGTTTTATCTGCCCCACTAATAAATGACACCAACTAATCTCTGTATTTCACAGGTCTTTCTGTTTCCCACATAATGGTGCTGATTTTCTGTATTACTGCATCTGGATCTGCACTTCTGCTCTGGTGGCTGATCTACTGCAGATCTAAATTTTTCACAGGTATGTTTACAGGAAAATTACTCAAGACATTTACTCAATGCAGAGAGATAAAATAGAAAAGATCAATGTCCCACAGTGTTACAGTTTTACGGAAATCAACCAACCGTTTTTATAATGGTTACCTCTTAGTTGAATTTTAAGATAAACgacaaagtattttaacattaaaaaagaccattaaaaagatagttcacaaaaataattatagtaaaataagaTAATCATCTTATCATTTTACTGCCCCTTGTGCCATGACTGACTTTCTACAGCTGAACAATTTCCCATCGCTGCAGGTTAATACAATGCAAGTTACCAGCATCCAACCTTTAATGTGTCTaagtggaaaagaaaaacaaacttttcccTATGTTCAGCTGTTGCACAGTAACTTTTTATAAACATCTGACATGTTCTTTCATTGAGTGTTTTAGGTGCAGTGTTAGTaaagttactttggaaatgtaataggttacagattacaagttaccctatttaaaatataagtaatgTGACTaattcaattactttattaaagtaatgtaaatgattacatttgattcgttttttttagtttacaatagTGCTCCCCAGCcaacatttaaacattgattCGCTGGTGAATCAACATCAGGTACCATGGTTAAATCAATGTTGGATTCGATTTTGCTAAATGGATCAACATTGATATTGTGACATTGTTTCAACGTTTAAATAACGACATTGTTTCACCATCTTACCTCAGCATGGGAAAGGCTCGAATTGAGGGGGGATGTGATCCCCCTggtggaaaaaaatgacaaaaaacacccCCCTTGAAACCACCATCCCCCCTAACCATCCACTTCAGATTAAACTTTTACCAGCTTTTACCAATGGAGGGTCTCTAACCATCCACTTCAGATTAATGatgttgtgtattatgtaaaattggttgtgcaaattaaattttaaacttcTTTACCTTATGATAATTCATGAACTAATGGCGATTGATGAATCAGAACTCAGTACTGTAACAAGGTGCCACAAGCTGAAGcaagtttctgtcattttttttgaaaatggtttaagcacaacttttgaagttcttttaaaaagaagacaagaaaAGGTATGGTTTTcccttgattagaatttaaagatATTCCCTTGACATagtgttattgtgctgtatgtgtgactgtgagggactgagagatgaTAGGAGAGTTGAGTGTGTCAcagactttgcaaaaaacaaacaaaaacaaatcttgagtccagaagcattcactgcTCGATGAAGGCCATTAGAATGCAGTTAACATATCCTTATAAttcatgcaatgaaaaaaaagtttttgtttttatattgattgcacatgcaatgtacttttctgaatatcagcacataaatatgctaattttataCAATAGTGAAGAGCAATGCGGTGTTCAACGGTCCATTTACAATTCGACCACTGAGCATGGGTCTTTCTGTAGATGTTGGATCAATGTTGAA is a window of Cyprinus carpio isolate SPL01 chromosome B1, ASM1834038v1, whole genome shotgun sequence DNA encoding:
- the LOC109070239 gene encoding uncharacterized protein LOC109070239; its protein translation is MHHSEVVPSTVVHDLRQGLTVHGPSGPLVAPLESSLVLPCYVDELLPMEGLEVEWKRTDSETLVHLFLEGESRPEAQQQDYQDRAHFFTDQIKNGNFSLRLNNLRAEDEGRYTCTVHSQHDSGETVVQIKDVERLLVSGSSHSISVSVGEDVTLNCSVDSHIPPEHFEEVSWRKTDEDILVLFYQKNKTFPDSSDDRYIDRVEFFTAEIPKGNFSLRLKSVRTEDKGVYMCQVFAGGLSANATGVLNRMGLSVSHIMVLIFCITASGSALLLWWLIYCRSKFFTDPIATRHVRTLGVLHAFLPNIMMFVAFVLWGVTEGFLYETVSCCALYIQRPLMLIYVAPYLEHMSDLALQSEYFLEIVVYSSVLFSKALGTMVHYNVSDKIMMIIIFGIMILLCVIYFIYSLQMSAIEVPHAKAQEEATALVECALTPRGHEAPPSRSSGPRGDPKRVPGGGAEDSASLHP